In Halogeometricum borinquense DSM 11551, a single genomic region encodes these proteins:
- a CDS encoding DUF2249 domain-containing protein, which yields MAATTLDLRDVPPPERHPKIHDAFESLESGEALELVNDHDPKPLFYEMQAEVDSFDAEGYEVEQRGPTEFVARLPKK from the coding sequence ATGGCAGCGACCACCCTCGATCTACGAGATGTCCCGCCGCCGGAACGCCATCCGAAGATTCACGACGCCTTCGAGTCGCTGGAGAGCGGCGAAGCGCTCGAACTCGTGAACGACCACGACCCGAAACCGCTGTTCTACGAAATGCAAGCCGAAGTCGATTCGTTCGACGCTGAGGGGTACGAGGTCGAACAGCGCGGACCGACTGAGTTCGTCGCACGTCTCCCGAAGAAGTAG
- a CDS encoding DUF7560 family zinc ribbon protein, producing MVVLDCGTKLTVLERTVPQQFIFDCPECDTVVTVGTEIRTEILEHGCVLCETAVSADAFSQPEKHQRR from the coding sequence ATGGTAGTCTTAGATTGTGGGACGAAACTCACAGTACTAGAGAGAACCGTGCCCCAACAGTTCATCTTCGACTGTCCCGAGTGCGACACCGTTGTAACCGTCGGAACGGAGATACGGACAGAGATACTGGAACACGGGTGTGTCCTGTGCGAGACGGCAGTGAGCGCCGACGCGTTCTCCCAGCCAGAGAAACACCAGAGAAGGTAA
- a CDS encoding QcrA and Rieske domain-containing protein, whose product MTLGSGPSDSDTCEDCCSSCPDDGGGFHPSIFSDNRAAVERRDYAKLLATVGGLTAVGSLTAPLAGLTRVFERSYTGPVYSDGIYLVDGEGERVSESALAEGEKMTVFPEPRPGIERAPTLLVRHAKEAYSGGTKLEYTVAGYAAYSKVCTHAGCMVSNEEGETLVCPCHFGKFDPTAGAKVVGGPPPRPLPQLPITLSSEGYLIATGDFEGPVGAGGE is encoded by the coding sequence ATGACTCTCGGAAGCGGACCATCCGATTCGGATACGTGCGAAGACTGTTGTTCGAGTTGCCCAGACGACGGTGGGGGGTTCCATCCGAGCATCTTCTCGGATAACCGCGCGGCGGTGGAACGTCGTGATTACGCAAAACTCCTCGCCACCGTCGGCGGCCTGACGGCGGTCGGTAGTCTCACCGCGCCGTTAGCGGGGTTGACGCGCGTGTTCGAGCGATCCTACACCGGCCCTGTCTACTCCGACGGTATCTACCTCGTCGATGGCGAGGGCGAACGCGTCTCCGAGTCCGCGTTAGCGGAGGGCGAGAAGATGACTGTCTTTCCGGAACCGCGGCCGGGAATCGAGCGTGCACCGACGTTGCTCGTGAGGCACGCGAAAGAAGCCTACTCGGGCGGAACGAAACTGGAGTACACTGTCGCGGGCTACGCCGCCTATTCAAAAGTCTGCACGCACGCGGGGTGTATGGTCTCGAACGAGGAGGGGGAGACACTCGTCTGTCCGTGCCACTTCGGGAAATTCGATCCGACGGCCGGGGCGAAAGTCGTCGGCGGGCCGCCGCCGAGACCGCTCCCACAACTGCCGATCACACTTTCGAGCGAGGGCTACCTCATCGCCACGGGCGACTTCGAGGGTCCCGTCGGGGCAGGTGGTGAGTGA
- a CDS encoding helix-turn-helix domain-containing protein has protein sequence MTGQGVHAEVEVVTGAGCRIGNMPQKTEEISSISRSTMPSEDSVTVDFTAESGTEFNSTEEVFHYDDKTVHRFECKTGTTPSCPCEFVESRGCPVRSFRTTENALVVQFVARDIRNLREIVVGLREQFPDVSLRRLTRSQEPEANNNLVLINRDTLTERQQEVLETAHEMGYFGHPKDANATEVANALDINRSTFAEHLSAAQSKLLDSILEF, from the coding sequence ATGACAGGACAAGGGGTTCACGCGGAGGTGGAGGTCGTCACCGGGGCTGGCTGTCGGATCGGGAACATGCCCCAGAAAACGGAAGAGATTTCGTCGATATCGCGTTCGACGATGCCGTCGGAGGACAGTGTTACAGTGGATTTTACGGCGGAGTCCGGGACGGAGTTCAACAGTACCGAGGAAGTGTTTCACTACGACGATAAAACCGTCCACCGATTCGAATGCAAAACGGGAACGACACCCTCTTGTCCGTGTGAGTTTGTCGAAAGTCGAGGCTGCCCGGTTCGCTCCTTCCGAACGACCGAAAACGCCCTGGTCGTTCAGTTCGTCGCACGGGACATACGCAACCTCCGCGAGATAGTCGTCGGACTCCGAGAGCAGTTTCCCGACGTTTCGCTCCGTCGCCTGACCCGGTCTCAGGAGCCAGAAGCCAACAACAACCTCGTCCTGATCAATCGTGACACCCTCACGGAACGGCAACAGGAAGTACTGGAAACGGCCCACGAGATGGGCTACTTCGGGCATCCGAAAGACGCGAACGCGACCGAAGTTGCTAACGCACTCGACATCAACCGCTCAACGTTCGCTGAACACCTCTCTGCTGCCCAGTCGAAGCTTCTCGATTCGATACTCGAATTTTAA
- a CDS encoding cytochrome b, giving the protein MSRVDRLEERASDAGTRTYNWLDSRFDLDNGRAFLGKAFPAEDSFLLGEVALFCFVMLALTGMFLGMFFEPSTSAVEYEGSVAAFQGEEVPEAFASVLHITYDIPFGMFIRRIHHWAAHLFVASIGLHMLRVFFTGAYRNPREPNWVVGTGLAGLAMGAAYTGYALPFDEFAATATGIGYNLATSIPFVGSVVGKVVFGGEFPSSATIPRLYFFHVLVIPVAIAILLAIHMAILVRQKHTEAPRNDDVRGAEPPQSTRTPDAGAVSDGGTETAVAKEDDTVVVGLPAFPNQAAVSAVVFFLTLATLAALGGFFPVHNIAEYGPNNPAGTPELIMPDWFLMWVYGFLKLLPSWMSFTIPVVGVHVSTEFVGGVLLPTVVFGAIAVWPFIDYRENPVHFTASPLDRPWQTAVGVAAIQFIMIASIAGMNNLLGRALDVGTEVVNPILTVALFVVPGVSGLLTYRLLQDDSTEGDDR; this is encoded by the coding sequence ATGTCCCGCGTAGACCGACTCGAAGAACGAGCGAGTGACGCCGGAACGCGGACGTACAACTGGTTAGACAGCCGATTCGACCTCGACAACGGACGGGCGTTCTTGGGCAAGGCATTCCCCGCCGAGGACTCGTTCCTCCTCGGTGAGGTAGCTCTGTTCTGCTTTGTGATGCTCGCTCTGACAGGCATGTTCCTCGGGATGTTCTTCGAACCCTCGACTAGCGCTGTCGAGTACGAGGGGAGCGTCGCCGCGTTCCAAGGTGAGGAGGTCCCCGAGGCGTTCGCGAGCGTCCTGCACATCACCTACGACATCCCGTTCGGCATGTTCATCCGCCGGATACACCACTGGGCGGCACACCTGTTCGTCGCTTCTATCGGGTTACACATGCTCAGGGTGTTCTTCACCGGGGCGTACCGTAATCCGCGCGAACCGAACTGGGTGGTTGGAACCGGACTCGCCGGATTGGCCATGGGTGCCGCATACACCGGATACGCGCTCCCGTTCGACGAATTCGCCGCGACAGCGACGGGCATCGGATACAACCTCGCAACATCAATCCCGTTCGTCGGCAGCGTTGTCGGGAAGGTGGTGTTCGGCGGCGAATTCCCGTCGAGTGCGACCATCCCGAGGTTGTACTTCTTCCACGTCCTCGTTATCCCCGTCGCCATCGCCATCCTCTTGGCGATACACATGGCGATACTGGTCCGACAGAAACACACCGAAGCACCCCGCAACGACGACGTTCGTGGTGCGGAACCACCGCAGTCTACTCGGACTCCCGACGCTGGCGCGGTGAGCGATGGCGGGACCGAGACGGCTGTCGCAAAGGAAGACGATACCGTGGTCGTCGGCCTCCCGGCGTTCCCGAATCAGGCGGCTGTCAGCGCCGTCGTCTTCTTCCTGACACTGGCGACGCTGGCGGCGCTGGGCGGCTTCTTCCCCGTTCACAACATTGCGGAGTACGGGCCGAACAACCCCGCGGGAACACCGGAACTCATCATGCCCGACTGGTTCTTGATGTGGGTGTACGGCTTCCTGAAGCTTCTCCCGTCGTGGATGAGCTTCACCATCCCCGTCGTCGGCGTCCACGTCTCCACGGAGTTCGTCGGCGGCGTGTTGCTCCCGACGGTTGTCTTCGGAGCCATCGCCGTCTGGCCGTTCATCGATTACCGCGAGAATCCGGTCCACTTCACGGCCAGTCCGCTCGATAGGCCGTGGCAGACGGCAGTCGGCGTCGCAGCTATCCAGTTCATCATGATCGCGTCTATCGCGGGCATGAACAACCTCCTGGGACGAGCGTTAGACGTGGGAACCGAGGTCGTGAATCCGATTCTCACCGTCGCACTGTTCGTCGTTCCCGGTGTTTCTGGATTGTTGACCTACCGTCTTCTACAGGACGATTCGACTGAGGGAGACGACCGATGA